In Chitinophagaceae bacterium, the genomic window ATGGGGTAAAGTATAATTATTTTAAACCATCTATTGATTTTTTAACCGGCAAAAATTATTTCATGTCTCCAATAGAAGAAAGAAATGGCTCCACTACATTGTCTCCCGGCAAATCCATTAATGCAGATATTGATTTAACGTATACAAATAAAGTAACAATTTCGCAAAAGCTCTCTGCAACTTATTTTTATGATGTTCCTACATTCTATACAGTTTATGATACATCTGCCAAGATGCTTATTACCAACTCGATAAATGAAGACCGAAGCTTATATTTAAATTATTATATTTATTTTCAAAAACAAGTGAACAAAAAATTTCGATTTTCTATTAGTGCAAGCCCCAATTATATCATTACACATACCGGGAAGAATAATGCTTCGCATAGTGGATTTAGTATTAGAAGCCTTAGCAATGGTACTTATTCATTAGGTACTAAAGCCGGGTTCCTGGGCTTTACAAGTTTTTTAAACACTAATGTAATTACCAACCAGGGATATTATAACGGTTCCATAATGTATAGTATTTACTATGCTCGCACCATAATAAAACGGAAGCTGGTAATGACATTAATTGCCAGTCAGTTTTTGAAAAGAACAGGGATATTAAAACTTATAGTATTTATAATAATACTGAGCGGTTTACAAATCAAATTACTCCATTCCGGTTATTTAAAATAAGGTTGGCTTATAATTTTTCAAACCTTGTGATACGGAAATTTGCTCAAAAAAAGTCTACCCGTGTGCACGATGAGAAATCGGCAAATTGATATTGCGAATTGAAATGATTTATTGCAAATGCAAATTTTATTATAAAGTAAAATGTTTGAATTTAGGGTATAAATTTTAATCTAAAACTTTAGAAATGAAAAAAATTATTTTTGTGATTTCAATCTTCGTTTTTGGCACTGCAATGTATTTACATGCAAAAGTCACCCCACCTCCCGAAGCAAGCTGCCCGAGTGGAGGCCCCAATAGTGATGGGTATTGTGTTGAAATATTTGATGCCAATAATGTCGGTAAGTCAGTATGCTTGGATCCAGGGAATTCAGCAGTTGCACTCAATTGTTGTAAATAAAACTAATTTAACAACAAAGTATTTAATGAGGCTGATACTTTCAGCCTTTTTTATTTCCAATATGGCAATATTTATTTTTTTCATATATCATCTACTTTTTTCTGTAATTGCTCAAAATGATCATAAGGATGATTAAAATTTTATCTTTACAATACCTAAAGCCTTAATAAAGCCTTAATAAAGCCTTAATAAAGCCTATATGAAAGCTTCCCTCAAATTAATATTTGGTATTGTTTTTTATATAATATCATGCAGTAATTTATTTGCTCAAAACAAAAAATGTTTTATTGAGTTTAGGTTAGATACCTCAGTAACTACAGGTTTGAAGGATACAAAAATCAGCATTTCGCAAAATGGCTATTTACATAAAGTAAGGTTAAATGAAAAAATTGCTGTTGATACCGGTGTAAATTGCATCATAGAATTTAATCATCCCGGCTTTATCATCCCGGGTATAAAAGCCTTAAAATATACAGCGATACCTTAATTTTTATTGGATATAAAAACCTCGAATCGGTAGTAGTACAAAGCAGAAAAACCATTGTAAGGCAAACCCTTAAAGGGTTTGAATATTCACCACAAAACGACAGCGTTTTTAAAAACAGGAGCCTTTTGGTTTCTTTACAAAGGTTGCCATTTATAATTTTAAAAGGGGAAGACGCAATTGAATATACCCGTGGAAAAATTATGTTCAAAATTAACGGCAGAGAAAAAAAGGGGATTGGAAATAGCTGGAACAGTGTTTTAAATGCCATTAATGCCAAAGATATTTATAAAGTAGAAATGATTACAGAAGTTCCTGCATTTGTAAAAAACCAGGGCTATGATGTAATTATAGATATTTTAACGCTTGATGCAAACTTGTATGGAAAAACCTTTACTGCGGCTACGTTTTTCAATACGAGGAATAATATTAATCCCAGTACCAGTTTTACATTGCAGCATAAAAAGGCCGATTTTTCCATAAGTGCAAATAATAATAACGACAGGCAAACAAACTTTTTGCAAGCTAAAGTTATGGAAAACGAAAACATTATTAGCGAAAACAGGATAAACACAAACTTCCGCTTCCACGGGTATTCTTTAAATTTAGGTTATGGCCTGCGTGTGGATTCTGCAAATGATTTGTCGGTAAATTTATCCATGCACCGTTATAAAACCATAAGTGCATTTCAAAATGAATATGCCTATCCCACGCCAGTGAATAACCAAAATGATGATCATATTAATTCAGGAGGAGAAATCAATTTAAGTTACATACATAGGAAAAGTAAGTTTATAACCAAAAGTATTGTTGCAAAAGCAAAAATTGAAAACATAGAATATAATAACCGGCTTGCTTATATGCAGCCAGTGAAAAATGATAGCATAAGCCGGCTGTTTCAAACAAAACCAATGAACTGGATTGTAGAGTACAATTATCTTAATACCCGGCATGAAACTTATAATATTGAATACGGCTTACAGTTCTATCAAAAAGATTATAGCCAGTCTTACTACACATACACGCTGGACAGTTTTACCAATGAAAATATTAATCTTGTATATGCGCAAAAAGATTCTATGCGATTAACCCAGTACGCTTTAAGGCCATATTTTAAATACGACAAAGATTTTACTCCAAAGAAGAACTTAATATTGAACTTAAGCTCGGAATGGTACTCCATATTGCCTAATAATTTTAAACGAAAAAATTATTACCTGCCCGATATAGATGTTTCTTATAAAACGCTGTTTGATAACAATGCTTCTTTAACATATTCAATAAGTTTTAATTATTCAAAGCCTTCGGAAGATTATTTTACAGGGCAGCAATACTATAATAACCCGGCGGAAGCCCATCGTGGATCGGCAGATTTGGCGCCCGGGAAAACTATTGGCGCAGGTGTAGAATATTTATTGGTTAATAAATCAACTTTTTCAAGTGAATTAAATTGCTGGCACAGCTTTGATGATCCTACATTCTTTACTGCTTATGACAGCATTAATAAATTAATGGTTACAAGCCCAAATAACGGTGACAAAAGTTATGGCATAGGCGACAAGTTAAATTTTCAAAAATTAATTGCTAAAAAGCTTAATCTTTCTATTTACTCCAGTATTTATTATCTTAAAAGAACCAATAGAATTATTAATACCGGCTCAAGCGGAATAATTTACCGGTTACAACCAACAATAGATTATTATTTGGGCCGCAAATATGGCAATTTAAACTTCTGGGGAATTATTGAGGGCAATAATGTTACAAGCCAGGGGAAAACTACCGGGCCGCTGAGGTATTCTTTATCTTATGCTAAATCCATTATTCAAAGAAAATTTACCGTTGTATTCATCCTGGAAGAGTTCCTGGTAAAAAACAGGGAGAAAAAAACGTATAGTGTTTTCAATGGGTTAAGCCAATATAGCAACATAATAAGGCCATCAAGGTTAATTAGCATAAGGTTTGCATATTATTTTTCCAATATCAGGCTTGCAAAATTTGCCAAAATGAAATCTGCTTCAATAAAAGGAGAAAGAAAGGCAGACTAAGCGGTTGCCATTATATCTACATGCAATAGAATATTTCAAATACAAATTTTTAAGAAGGTAAAAATTTTTCAACTTTATTTGCGAAAGGCCCTTTGAAACTTAACTGCGTTTTCAAATAGCCCAAACCAAATTTATTTAAACACAAAATTTTATTGAAATGACATAGATTATTTTTCTTGCGGTAATCCTGTTTACCGCATTTACCTTTATTGTACATGGGAAAGTTACACCAGGTACTGGCGGTGGAAATTGTCCTTCTGATTCAAAGACTAATAACGGTCATTGCACTCCTTATTGGGATGGGAATGACAAAGTAACTTATTCTTGTCTTGCCGCATCAGGAGGTGCTGAAATAGATTGTAAAAAATGAATAGTGGAAAATCATTTTTATTGGGGCTGATATAATCAGCCCTTTTTTATTTGTAAATAACTCCAGGCAAATAAAGGCATTGCCAATAAAAGCCATAAACTATAAATATTGTGGGTAAATAAATAGGCAAGCACCATAACCATCAATACATAAAAAGGGTAGCCCAGCATTAAAAAAGCAACCAGTATAGAATCGTAATGTCCATTGTTTTTTCCCAGTTTTTTTGCGGTTTTAAGCGCAGGTAAATATAAGGGTAAATGAAAAATACAGCCTAAAACTGCCGGAGCAGCCAATAATACTTTCTTCCAGCGGGGAATTTTAAAATCAAAAATTTCTTTTCTTTTCCCTACATCATTAGCAGTTATTTCATAAACCAGTGGCTGCAACTCTTTTTGCAAAATATTGTTGAAGGAAGTTACAGAGCGGCCAAAACCATTCGTTTGTTCTACATCTTTTTTGCAAATAATAGTGCCAAAATGAAGTTGTACATTTTTATCGTAGCTATAAAACCTATTGTAGTTGATGCCTGTTGGCAAAACTTTTAATGGGATGCCCTCATCCCAACTGCTGAGTGCAAGCCTTGCCGTGCCTTTTTTTAAAGGCCGTAAATGCCATTCGTTTACACATTTGCCTTCGCTAAAAATAAGTACAATGCCGTTTTGTTTAAAAATTTCTTTGCAGGCAGAAAAAGTGGCATAATTATGCTCCAGGTTTTCCACTCCTTCGCTGCTGCGGTACACCGGCAGCATATTTAAAGATTTGAGTATGGCGCCGGCAATTTTATTTTTAAACACATCTCCACGGGCAAGTGAGTAAACCGGCCGGTTAAATAAACTGCAATATATAATGGCATCTAAAAAAGAATTGGGATGGTTGCAGGCCAATAATAAGGGCCCTTCGGCAGCAAGCCATTTTTTGTTATTAATTTTTAAATGCCTTACATATAAGCGCAGGCAAAGCTTTGCCGGTATTTTAAAAAGCTGGTACAGCAACCTTTTTTTTGTGAATATACCAACAAAAAATTTGGATTAAAAAAATTAATGGCTTTTTGCAGCAGGCAGCTTTGTTGCAAGCCAGCTTTCTTTTACTGGAACAATCCATTGGCTGTTGAGCGCCTCAAGAGTAAGTACCGTATTGTTAAAGTAGAGTGTGTTTTCATTTATAAAACCTTTGGCAAAAGCATATTCCAGTTGCGCAAGCGGTATGAGCTCTATTTTGTCTTTTACAATAAAAGCAAGCAGTTGCCTGTTGAACATTTCGGTATTAAATTTTTGCGCAATAGTTTTTACAAACCTTACTGAGCTATCGGTACTACAGCCACCAACGCCTGTTTGGCTTTCATCGGCAATAATAATAATAAATCGGCCAAAGAATAAATTGGCATAACCGGTTACATCATCCCCATGGCTTTTCCAGTTTTGTATAAATTCTTTAAGCAAATCTTCCAGTTCAAAAGCTTCGGTAATGGTAAACATACGGCTTGCCTGGTAAATCCAAATCCTGCTTTGCGGGGAAAATTCCTGTGGAAGATGTTCTTTATATTCTAAATTCATCATCATAAATTTTTAAGCAAGAGATGCTGCAACCAGTTCGGCAATATCCACTACAGCTACGTTTTCGTTTTCTGCATTTTTTACACCATCGGTAAGCATGGTATTGCAATAAGGGCAGGCAGAAGCAATAATAGTTGCGCCGGTAGCTATAGCTTCGTTACTGCGGTCTATATTAATGCGTACATCTCCTTTTTCTTCTTCTTTAAACATTTGGGCGCCGCCTGCGCCACAGCAAAATCCATTGCTCTTGCAGCGTTTCATTTCTACCAGTTCGGTATCTAATGCTTCCAAAACTTTTCGTGGCGCTTCGTAAATATTGTTGGCACGGCCCAGGTAGCAACTGTCGTGGTAAGTAATTTTTTGCCTTTATAAGTTCCGCCTTCTTTTAATTTTACTTTTCCTTCATCAATTAATTGCTGTAAAAACTGGCATGGTGCATTACTTCAAATTTGCCGCCAAGCGCCGGGTATTCGTTTTTAAAAATATTAAAACAATGCGGGCAGGTAGTTACAATTTTTTTAATGTTGTAGTTGCTAAGTGTTTGTATGTTCTGGTAAGCCATCATTTGAAATAAAAATTCGTTGCCAGCCCTGCGTGCCGGGTCGCCTGTACACATTTCTTCTTTGCCTAAAATGGCGTAGTTAATGCCAACTTTATCTAAAATGGTTACAAATGCTTTAGTAATTTTTTGCGCCCGCTGATCAAAGCTGCCTGCACAGCCAATCCAAAACAAAACATCGGGCTGCTGGTTACTTGCCGCCATTTCTGCCATTACAGGAATATGCATAACTTATTTTTTGGCAAATTAGTTAGAAATTGATAAGGTTGTTTACTTGTATGCAAGTATTTTTGCAGTATTTACCTGTTTGAAAAAGTTAATACATAAAATTTTTAATTGGGAAGCATGGCCTTTCAGGCTGCTCTATGCACCACTTACACCGTTATGGGCTTGGTATATGTTGCGGTCGGGTTCCGTTTGGTTTTTTACACCCAGCAACCCCAAAATTACTTTTGGCGGCCTGGAAGGTGAACCCAAAAAAGAAATGTATGATTTATTACCCACGCATCTATATCCAAAAACATTATATGTATTGCCCAATGAAAATTTTGATGATATATTAAAAAGAATTGAGCAGGCTGGTTTTAATTTTCCCTTTGTGGTAAAACCACAAGTGGGCTGGCAGGGCGTGTTGTTCAGAAAGATTGATAAAGCTGATGAGCTAAAGCATTACCACAGCAATATGGTAATGGAATACATGGTGCAGGAGTTAGTGGAATATCCAATGGAAGTAAGTGTATTTTACATACGGCATCCACAAAATAATAAAGGAATTATTACCGGCTTTTTGCATAAGGTTCCACTGCAGGTAACAGGCGACGGAAAACTCAGCCTGGAAGAATTGGTTTTACTACACCCAAAGGGAAAAAAAAGAGTAGGAGAGCTGCACAGCAAGCATAAAGAAAAATGGCATACTATTATTCCACAAGGCGAAAAATGTATGTTGAGTTATGCGGCCAACCACAACCGAGGCGCCCATTTTATAGATTTAAAAGGGCATATTGATGATACATTAATTAAAATGTTTGACCAACTGAGCAATAATAACAATGGATTTTTTTATGGCCGGTATGATATTATGTGTAGCAGTGTGGAAGAATTAAAAGCCGGGAAGAATTTTACCATATTGGAGTATAATGGATGTGGCGCCGAGCCCAACCATTTTTACGATACCGGTTATACACTTGCAGGCGCTTACCGTGAAATCTTAAAACATTGGAAGGCTTTATATACCATTAGTAAGTACAACAGCAAAAATGGCGTTAAGCCCTGGCCTTTTTTAAAAGGTTGGCGTTTTTTGCAGTATTCAAAAAAGCTAAATAAGCAAATGAAAGAAACCGATGAAAAAATTGGTTAAAATTGATTTAATAATGAAGGGCGGCCTCATTTGTATTTATTAGAACCGCATTTTTGTATGGTTAAAATTTTAAGTATGAAATATCGTTTATTTTTTGCATTTCTTTTCGTTACAGTTGCTGCTATGGCGCAGCACAACCATGTGCCCAACAATGAAGGCAGTAAAGTTAAATTTCAAATAAAAAACTTTGGGATTACGGTAACCGGCTACTTAAGCAACTTAAAAGGAGGAATTACAATAGATGCCGGTAATGTGCCGCAGGCAATAGAGGTAACCTGCGATGTAAAAACCATTGATACCGATAATGAAAAAGAGACAACCATTTGCGTGAAGAAGAATATTTTGGCGCCGATAAATTTCCACAAATCAGGATAAAAAGTAAAAGGATACAACCCACAAATACGCCAGGCAATTATTATTTGTTTGCCTACCTCACTATTAAAGATGTAACCCGTGAAATACAATTTCCGTTTACAGTGGCGCTTAAAGAAGGAGGAAAATTATTTACCGGCGAATTTACCATTAACCGCCTGGATTACCATGTAGGCGGAGAAAGCAGGGTAATGGGAGACAATGTAAAAGTATTGCTGAGCGTAATGGCAAAATAATATTGCGTAGCATAAGGCATTGTTTCTGCCTGTATCTTTGACCTATGTCCAAAATTTTCCGCATTTTTTTATGGGGTTTGTTCATTAGCTTTTTGGGCTCTTTGCCATTGGGTACATTAAATGTGGCAGCCATGCAAATTGGCATACAGGAAAGTATTAAAAATGCCTTATTTTTTCGGCAGGATCTTTATTGGTAGAAATGGTTTATGTAAGGCTTTCGCTTGTAGGTATTGATTGGGTGCGCAAGCAGGTAAAACTTATGAAAGCAATGGAATGGATTACCCTGGGCATAATAGTGGCTTTGGCAATTGGCAGTTTTATTGCAGCGGCAAGCGATAGTGGCGATGGAAAAAATGTAATGCTTCAAAATAATATGCACCGCTTTTTGCTTGGCGCATTAATGAGTGCAATAAACCCGGTGCAAATACCCTTTTGGTTTGGCTGGAGTACGGTTTTGTTTACCAAAAAAATACTGGAACCTTCAAGGATGCAATACAACTTTTATATTATGGGTATAGGCTTAGGAACCTTGCTGGGCAATGCAGTTTTTATATTTGGCGGCAAATGGCTGGTGGGTACTATAAAAAACAGTACACAATATATCAACTGGGTTATTGGCGGCATTTTTACTATTACTGCCCTTATTCAACTTTGGAAAATTATAAGCCACAAGAATAGTGTAGATAGAATGGAACACATCAAAGATGAAGATGTGGAAAAACTAAGATTGTAAAGTTGCTATATTTCCTGCGTCCATTTATCCCGTTCATCGGGACTCAATTTCCATGGAGCAAAATTATTTTCAATATTGCTGAACATGCCGTTCCACTCCTGTGGCGCATTGCTTTCTTCCATTATTAAATTACGGCGCAATTCCCCAATTATTTGCAAAGGGCTGATGCTTACCGGGCACTCCTGTACACAGGCCTGGCAGGTAGTGCAGGCTCTTAATTCTTCTGTGGTAATATAATGATGTAATAAGGCCTTGCCGTCGTTTTTAAAAACGCCATTGGCTTTAATATTTTTTCCCACTTCTTCCAGCCTGTCACGGGTGGCCATCATAATTTTTCTGGGGCTTAATATTTTGCCGGTTTGAGTTGCAGGGCAGGCAGCGCTGCACCGGCCACATTCGGTACAACTGTATGCATCCAGCAGGCTTTTCCAGCTTAAGTCAAATACATCTTTTGCGCCAAATTTCATGGAAGCAGCTTCACTACTGGTTGTTGGTGCAAGCTCAGGTTGCATCATGTACTTTACTTCCGTTTGTATGTTTTCCATGTTTTGCATTTCGCCCATGGGTTTAAGGCTGGCATAATAAGCATTGGGAAAAGCCAGTAAAATATGTAGGTGCTTACTGTAAGGCAAATAATTTAAAAAGGCAAAAATACCAATAATGTGCAGCCACCAGCAGCCCCGCTCAATACCCAATAAAGTGCTTTGCGAAAAATTTTGGAATAATGGTACCAGCTTGCCCGAAACTACAAAGCTGCCTGTATCTAAATAATGAGGAGCGCCCTGCAATTGCAAAGAACGGTCTGTTGCATTCATGCAAAGAAAAAGGCTCATTAAAATAATTTCGGTAAATAAAATATAATTGGCATCGCTGCGTGGCCATCCATCTAAATCTTTACTGATAAAGCGACGGAGTTTGATAATATTCCTGCGGATTAAAAAAACTGCACAGCTAATAATTACCAAAAATGCCAAAATTTCAAAACTGTTTATCAGGATAGGATATATACTGCCCAAAGGTTTTAAAAATAGCCGGTGAGTGCCCAGTGAGCCATCCAGCACAATTTCCAGCACTTCAATATTAATAATTATAAAACCGGCATATACTGCAAAATGCAGTAAGGCCACTAATGGGTTCCTGAACATTTTCTTTTGGCCAAAGGCAAGCAGCAATACATTTTTCCAACGTAAGAAAGG contains:
- a CDS encoding outer membrane beta-barrel protein, whose protein sequence is MFKINGREKKGIGNSWNSVLNAINAKDIYKVEMITEVPAFVKNQGYDVIIDILTLDANLYGKTFTAATFFNTRNNINPSTSFTLQHKKADFSISANNNNDRQTNFLQAKVMENENIISENRINTNFRFHGYSLNLGYGLRVDSANDLSVNLSMHRYKTISAFQNEYAYPTPVNNQNDDHINSGGEINLSYIHRKSKFITKSIVAKAKIENIEYNNRLAYMQPVKNDSISRLFQTKPMNWIVEYNYLNTRHETYNIEYGLQFYQKDYSQSYYTYTLDSFTNENINLVYAQKDSMRLTQYALRPYFKYDKDFTPKKNLILNLSSEWYSILPNNFKRKNYYLPDIDVSYKTLFDNNASLTYSISFNYSKPSEDYFTGQQYYNNPAEAHRGSADLAPGKTIGAGVEYLLVNKSTFSSELNCWHSFDDPTFFTAYDSINKLMVTSPNNGDKSYGIGDKLNFQKLIAKKLNLSIYSSIYYLKRTNRIINTGSSGIIYRLQPTIDYYLGRKYGNLNFWGIIEGNNVTSQGKTTGPLRYSLSYAKSIIQRKFTVVFILEEFLVKNREKKTYSVFNGLSQYSNIIRPSRLISIRFAYYFSNIRLAKFAKMKSASIKGERKAD
- a CDS encoding 1-acyl-sn-glycerol-3-phosphate acyltransferase, which gives rise to MLYQLFKIPAKLCLRLYVRHLKINNKKWLAAEGPLLLACNHPNSFLDAIIYCSLFNRPVYSLARGDVFKNKIAGAILKSLNMLPVYRSSEGVENLEHNYATFSACKEIFKQNGIVLIFSEGKCVNEWHLRPLKKGTARLALSSWDEGIPLKVLPTGINYNRFYSYDKNVQLHFGTIICKKDVEQTNGFGRSVTSFNNILQKELQPLVYEITANDVGKRKEIFDFKIPRWKKVLLAAPAVLGCIFHLPLYLPALKTAKKLGKNNGHYDSILVAFLMLGYPFYVLMVMVLAYLFTHNIYSLWLLLAMPLFAWSYLQIKKG
- a CDS encoding YceI family protein, translated to MKYRLFFAFLFVTVAAMAQHNHVPNNEGSKVKFQIKNFGITVTGYLSNLKGGITIDAGNVPQAIEVTCDVKTIDTDNEKETTICVKKNILAPINFHKSG
- a CDS encoding YceI family protein codes for the protein MREEEYFGADKFPQIRIKSKRIQPTNTPGNYYLFAYLTIKDVTREIQFPFTVALKEGGKLFTGEFTINRLDYHVGGESRVMGDNVKVLLSVMAK
- a CDS encoding (Fe-S)-binding protein, translated to MHYISQVVFILLAGYAIWLFAKNIGQIRKNIALGKDESLSDNPFLRWKNVLLLAFGQKKMFRNPLVALLHFAVYAGFIIINIEVLEIVLDGSLGTHRLFLKPLGSIYPILINSFEILAFLVIISCAVFLIRRNIIKLRRFISKDLDGWPRSDANYILFTEIILMSLFLCMNATDRSLQLQGAPHYLDTGSFVVSGKLVPLFQNFSQSTLLGIERGCWWLHIIGIFAFLNYLPYSKHLHILLAFPNAYYASLKPMGEMQNMENIQTEVKYMMQPELAPTTSSEAASMKFGAKDVFDLSWKSLLDAYSCTECGRCSAACPATQTGKILSPRKIMMATRDRLEEVGKNIKANGVFKNDGKALLHHYITTEELRACTTCQACVQECPVSISPLQIIGELRRNLIMEESNAPQEWNGMFSNIENNFAPWKLSPDERDKWTQEI